The genomic region GTAGAAACCCCTTCTGCCACCAAAAGCCAAATTTTCACTATCACAACTCAAACAATAAATTTGTCACCCCAAACGCGGTGGATGACATCCGCTTCTTCTTAAACTAAAGTAAAATTTATAAAAAACCCTGCTAAAAAGATCCTTGCCAAATTTCAAGCATTGCTTAGCTTTGCTATTAAAGATGCAGTTACAATGAAACGGACCTGATAGCAAAAATGGATTTATTTCAATGTAAAAAAATGTGAAATTGTTTAAAAATTTGCGTGACTTTTGAAAATCGCTGATATGTTTTTTGCCAAGATTAATGAGCTTTATGCATGGGACAAGGCATCAGCGTTTTTCCTTTGAGATAAATTTTGTCCGGCATTATAAACGCTCTTTGCCAAATTTTTGTTTAAAGATTGGGCGCTACTAAATTTCACGCCCAGAATATTTAGTCTTTTTTGCCTTTATTTAAAGATTTTAGCTTAGCATCCATATCAGCTGTAAGCATAGTAAAGACCTTATTTGTAAGCTCCTGAGTTAAATCCTTGGCCTCTTGCATTGTTTTTTTGCTAAATTCATTTAGGAGTTTGTCCGCTTTTTTCTTATCTTTTTTATAAAGTTTGACGTACTCATCTTCAAATTTAGCCTGTTTTACCGCCAACTCTTTTTCAAATTTAGAGTAGGCCTCTTTAACCACTGGCGAATACTTCTCATAGTCAGTCATCACAAGGGTTTGAAGCTTTCTATAAACCCAGTATATAGAAGTATCATCAGCGTCGTATGAGCCATCAGTGTAACCTTTTATAAAACCATCAAGCCCCTCGTAATACGGCAAATAAACGCTAAGATCAGCCATGCCAAGAGCGACATAGGTCACGCGGCCGATCTCTTTTGGTAGCCATGGGCGCACCTGCATGACGTGAGACTCGTATGTTCTAAAGACGCTTATGGCGCGGTAGATGTTTTTCTTATCTTCATCTTTGCTGGCGTAGTTATCAAACGCAGTGCCGTTGTAGTGGGCTCTCATCGCAGCTTTTAGGTCTTCAACACTTAGTTTTTTCTCTGGTTTTAAAAATACTGGGAATTTCTGACCATCGGCGAAGTCTTGTTTTAAGCTTGGATTAAACATGCTTTGAACCCAGCAAACACGTGGATAGTTGTAAGTCACATCTCTCTCATCGTCCCTTGTATAGGCCTTTGTAAAGTTAAATTCTCCATCTTTTGCAGGGTCATAAGTCTTGTTGTCGATCGCAAATTTGATCACATCTTTTGCACCCATAAAATTTGGATCATTCTCTTTGTAAGCGTGTAGTCTGCCTTGGTTTGCAGTGACGAAGTACTCATCTTGCGGGATCTTTGAAGCGATCCATTTGTGGCCAGTACCAGTCTCAAAGTACCAAAGCTCGTTTGCGTCGATAAATACCACGCCAAAGCCCTCTCCAGCGCCTTTTGTCTCTACTATCTCGCCAAGAAGCTTAACGCCCTCTTTTGCACTCTTCATACGTGGCAAAAGCACGTCTGGGATGTCATCTTCTGTGATACCGCTCTCTTCGTTATATGGATCGATCTTTAAAAGCTCGTCTTTTGCGTAGATGGTCTCAGTGCCACTTAGTCCAACGCCAGCCTCGTTGTAGCCGACTGCTCCGTGAAGCTTTGTGTGTGAGTTTGCGATAGTTGTGTATCTCATACCATCTTTTGGAAGCGGATATGTAAAGTCATTTGCGCCGTCATGGGCTTTTGAGCTGTGCATACCAGTTTGGTTTTTCGTAGCTGGATGGATCAAAAAGACTTGAGCTTTTATAGCCTTGCTATCTGCGCTTCTAGCCACTAGCATAGAGCCGTCGTTTGAAGCTTTATCTCCTACTAAAATGGTAGTGCATGCCAAGCTACTTGTGCCTAAAATCGCACTCATAGCGACGATTGATGCAAGAATTTTGCCTTTCATTTTTACTCCTTTAGTAAAATAAAATTTCTTTATGTGATTATACGCCAAATTTAATAAATTAGTTCCATATTTTAAAATTTTTTTAAGTTAAATGTAAATTTATTGCAAATTTTGTCTAAGTGAAATTTAAATTTTCTAAAGGATTTTTCGCTATAATCCAAAACTTACGCGATTGCGTATAAAATTTCAAAAAGGATTAGCATGCCAAAGATGAAAACCGTTCGCGGTGCTGCTAAGCGCTTTAAAGTAGGTAAAAATAAGATAAAAAGAGGCTCTGCTTTTAGAAGCCACATCTTAACAAAAAAACCTAGTAAGCGTATGAGAGACCTTCGTGGACCACACTACGTGGATAGCACAAACGTCTCAGCTGTTCGCAAAATGCTCGGCGTATAAGCAGCGTAGATTTAAGTTTTTGACAAAAAAGTCATTCAAACTCCCCCAAATTTAGGGGCAAGACTCACTTTGTGAGCGCCAATTTGTAAAAGGATAAATATGGCAAGAGTAAAAACAGGCGTAGTTAGAAGAAGACGCCATAAGAAAGTTTTAAAGCTAGCACGTGGCTTTTTCAGTGCTAGACATAAACACTTTAGAAAAGCTAAAGAGCAACTAGAGAGAAGTTTAGTTTATGCATACCGCGACAGACGTCAGAAAAAACGTGATTTCAGACGTTTATGGATCGTTCGTATCAATGCAGCTTGCAGACTAAACGACATTAGCTATTCAAGATTTATCAACGGCTTAAACAAAGCTAAGATCGAACTTGATAGAAAAATTTTAGCTGATCTAGCTATGAATGACGCGAAGGCATTTGCGGCACTTGCAAAACAAGCAAAAGATGCTTTGAAATAACACCTTTTCTCCGCTTCGGCGGAGATCTTCTTTTTTTAAATTTCTATCAAATTTTTATTAAAATTTATTTTTCGAAATTTTTTTTAATTAGTTATTTTGTATTCAAATTTTAAATTAATACCACTATAAAATTTTACTTCATCAGCTAGGTGCAAATTTAGTAATATAAATTTGAAAAATTTGCTTACCATTACTAGCCAAACTAGCCAAGAGCAAGTATAAAACTCGCTCTAAATAGCTAAATTTCAATACTCGTATCAAAGCAGTGTTTCACCGCTCCACTAAATAAAATTTTACCGTTTTCAAGCCTAAGTCCAAGCTCCTCGCCGCTTTTTGGATAGACTTTTAGGCATTGCGCTGCATTTAAATTTAAAGTAGCGCCGTAAAAGCAAGCCGCCATACCAGTGCCACAAGCTAGCGTCTCGTCCTCTACGCCCCTTTCGTAGGTTCTCACCTTTAAAGCTCCACCCTCAAATTTGGCCAAATTTACATTTGCATTGTATTTTTGACGAAGCGCCCTGCACTCTTTGACGTCAAATTCCTCTAAATTTTGTGTAAAATTTACAAGGTGAGGCACGCCAGTATCATAAAAATACCAAGTTTTGCCGTTTTCATTTAGCGGCTCGCTTAAAATCTTTGGACTTGTTAGCACAACCTCGATACACTCGTTTTTCACACTTGCCATAACCTCGCCACTACCAGTTAGCAAGACAAATTCGTTTGAACTAACAAGACCATTTAGATAGGCATATCTAGCAGCCGCGCGCGAGCCGTTGCCACACATCGCAGCGTAGCTTCCGTCGCTGTTGTAAAACTCCCATTTCACGCCCTTTTCGTAAGGCAAAAGCACGATGAGCCCATCAGCTCCCACACCGTTCGTTCTGCTGCAAATTTGCCTTGCTAGCTCACTTCTATCTTTACTCAAAAATGTATGAAATATTACAAAATCGTTGCCACTAGCGTTGTACTTTGAAACTTGCATTATTTTTCCTTTAACATTACTCTACTTATTTTTGCCAAATTTATATAAAACTATCCGCAAATTTGCCTTAGAAATTTCTCTAGTTCTTGCTCTAAATTTTTTTTATCATCACTATTATCTATGATAAAATTTGCCCTTTTTCGCTTTTGCTCGATATCCATCTGAAGCTCCACTCTTGCTTTTGCGTCCTCTAAACTTAGACCATTTCGGCTCATTAAGCGGCTTAGCAAAAGCTCTTTTGGCGCATAGATCACAGCTATATTTTTAAACTCAGCGTATCGATCCTCTTTTTCAAAAAACAAAGGAATATCGACAAAATAAACCTGCCCCAAGCACTCAAGATTCGTAGCACGAGATAAAATTTCTTCCTTTATCTTTGGATGCAAAATTTGCTCTAAAATTTTTAATTTTTTTGGATCATTAAAAACAATGGTACCAAGTTTTTGACGATCGATCTTGCCAACTTCGTCTAAAATTTGCTCGCCAAAAAATTCTACTATCTCACATTTACAAATTTCAAGCTGTTCATGAGCGATCACGTCCGCATCAATCACACTAAAGCCTCGTTTTTTTAGCAAATTTATAGCCGTGCTTTTACCGCTAGCGATCGAGCCTGTGACGACATAAGCGTTTGGAAATTTCTGCAAACTCGCTCCATTTTTGAAAATTGATGACAATTTTAGCAACTTTTGGCTAAAGTTTTAAAAAATTACAAAAAAGGGTAAAGATGATAAGCTATAAAGATGCTGGAGTGGATATAGATGCTGGAAATAGCTTTGTTGAGGCGATAAA from Campylobacter concisus harbors:
- a CDS encoding C69 family dipeptidase, translating into MKGKILASIVAMSAILGTSSLACTTILVGDKASNDGSMLVARSADSKAIKAQVFLIHPATKNQTGMHSSKAHDGANDFTYPLPKDGMRYTTIANSHTKLHGAVGYNEAGVGLSGTETIYAKDELLKIDPYNEESGITEDDIPDVLLPRMKSAKEGVKLLGEIVETKGAGEGFGVVFIDANELWYFETGTGHKWIASKIPQDEYFVTANQGRLHAYKENDPNFMGAKDVIKFAIDNKTYDPAKDGEFNFTKAYTRDDERDVTYNYPRVCWVQSMFNPSLKQDFADGQKFPVFLKPEKKLSVEDLKAAMRAHYNGTAFDNYASKDEDKKNIYRAISVFRTYESHVMQVRPWLPKEIGRVTYVALGMADLSVYLPYYEGLDGFIKGYTDGSYDADDTSIYWVYRKLQTLVMTDYEKYSPVVKEAYSKFEKELAVKQAKFEDEYVKLYKKDKKKADKLLNEFSKKTMQEAKDLTQELTNKVFTMLTADMDAKLKSLNKGKKD
- the rpmI gene encoding 50S ribosomal protein L35, with amino-acid sequence MPKMKTVRGAAKRFKVGKNKIKRGSAFRSHILTKKPSKRMRDLRGPHYVDSTNVSAVRKMLGV
- the rplT gene encoding 50S ribosomal protein L20 — protein: MARVKTGVVRRRRHKKVLKLARGFFSARHKHFRKAKEQLERSLVYAYRDRRQKKRDFRRLWIVRINAACRLNDISYSRFINGLNKAKIELDRKILADLAMNDAKAFAALAKQAKDALK
- the dapF gene encoding diaminopimelate epimerase is translated as MQVSKYNASGNDFVIFHTFLSKDRSELARQICSRTNGVGADGLIVLLPYEKGVKWEFYNSDGSYAAMCGNGSRAAARYAYLNGLVSSNEFVLLTGSGEVMASVKNECIEVVLTSPKILSEPLNENGKTWYFYDTGVPHLVNFTQNLEEFDVKECRALRQKYNANVNLAKFEGGALKVRTYERGVEDETLACGTGMAACFYGATLNLNAAQCLKVYPKSGEELGLRLENGKILFSGAVKHCFDTSIEI
- the coaE gene encoding dephospho-CoA kinase (Dephospho-CoA kinase (CoaE) performs the final step in coenzyme A biosynthesis.); amino-acid sequence: MQKFPNAYVVTGSIASGKSTAINLLKKRGFSVIDADVIAHEQLEICKCEIVEFFGEQILDEVGKIDRQKLGTIVFNDPKKLKILEQILHPKIKEEILSRATNLECLGQVYFVDIPLFFEKEDRYAEFKNIAVIYAPKELLLSRLMSRNGLSLEDAKARVELQMDIEQKRKRANFIIDNSDDKKNLEQELEKFLRQICG